One Chitinophaga sp. H8 DNA window includes the following coding sequences:
- a CDS encoding TlpA disulfide reductase family protein has protein sequence MKKLFLYLYASLAMHVAMSQTIEGKFEGSVSTDKIFLYQYPDIMGYDSQGMKIDSAEIVNGQFHFDFKPGPLPGYAKLIQMKEKEGGKGKIYYGETRFFLTNDSIIILTGDSLKNVRIFNSPVNYEYVVLQEMVQPATQKIIANERSIREEAMMVPQAIRESRDYQKFNRMRQQQAEKERMAAYEYFIQNYPYSWISLYALRLRLGQGGQNIISPEVVRLYNGLGKMLKQSEPGSAIGKRIAAKSRVQIGAKAPVFQLNDTSGRAVSLADYRGKYVLLEFWSTNCGGCRAEAPHLKSAFEKYHKKGFDILSVSLNDERYKYSGRKEWLEAIREDGTGKWRHVSDLKGWKSAPALLYDIESIPQNYLIDPDGKIISENLRGADLHGKLADLF, from the coding sequence ATGAAAAAATTGTTTTTGTATTTATATGCCAGTTTGGCAATGCATGTTGCGATGTCGCAAACTATTGAAGGAAAGTTTGAGGGTAGTGTGAGTACTGATAAAATCTTTTTATATCAGTACCCGGATATAATGGGCTATGATAGCCAGGGTATGAAGATTGATTCGGCAGAGATTGTTAATGGGCAGTTTCATTTTGATTTCAAGCCGGGGCCCTTACCGGGATATGCGAAGTTGATACAGATGAAGGAGAAGGAAGGGGGGAAAGGAAAAATCTACTACGGTGAAACACGCTTTTTCCTGACGAATGATTCCATTATTATCCTCACAGGTGATTCTCTTAAGAATGTAAGGATTTTTAACTCTCCTGTCAACTATGAATATGTGGTATTACAGGAGATGGTACAGCCCGCGACGCAAAAAATAATTGCGAATGAGCGCAGTATCAGGGAAGAGGCTATGATGGTTCCTCAGGCCATCCGGGAATCCCGCGATTATCAGAAATTCAATCGTATGCGCCAGCAGCAGGCAGAAAAGGAGCGTATGGCTGCATACGAATACTTTATTCAAAACTATCCATATTCCTGGATCAGTTTATATGCCTTGCGTTTGAGGCTGGGGCAGGGAGGGCAGAACATTATCTCTCCCGAAGTGGTCCGGCTTTATAATGGGCTTGGCAAAATGCTGAAGCAATCGGAGCCGGGAAGTGCAATAGGCAAACGTATTGCCGCAAAAAGCAGGGTACAGATAGGTGCAAAAGCGCCGGTATTTCAATTGAATGACACCAGTGGGAGAGCTGTAAGCCTGGCAGATTACCGGGGGAAATATGTATTGCTGGAATTCTGGAGCACCAATTGCGGCGGTTGTCGTGCAGAAGCACCACATCTGAAAAGTGCATTTGAAAAATATCATAAAAAAGGGTTCGATATCCTGAGTGTGTCATTGAATGATGAACGCTATAAGTATAGCGGCAGAAAGGAATGGCTGGAGGCGATACGGGAAGATGGCACAGGCAAATGGCGCCATGTAAGTGACCTGAAAGGCTGGAAGTCGGCACCAGCGCTGTTATATGATATCGAATCCATACCGCAGAATTACCTGATAGATCCTGATGGGAAGATTATTTCGGAGAATCTCCGGGGGGCTGATTTGCACGGTAAGCTGGCAGATTTATTCTGA
- a CDS encoding RNA polymerase sigma factor, protein MQEQRDTGEHLLKKLRKGDKAAFEIFYHQEYITVLYTAQRFVADIQAAEDLTTEVFLKLWERLSNFDSLPAMRSFLFVSIKNACLNYLRSEKRASAQYQELSYLLEQDSSEGIANQQLMAAIYRYLYEEIEKLPPQLKRVFKMAYIGGLSNEAIAAELGINNQSVRNDKSRALKQLRLASESWDLFGLLLLCLKIKSL, encoded by the coding sequence ATGCAAGAACAACGAGATACGGGGGAGCATCTGTTAAAAAAACTGCGGAAAGGGGATAAGGCTGCCTTTGAAATATTTTACCATCAGGAATATATTACGGTGCTTTATACGGCACAGCGTTTTGTTGCTGATATTCAGGCAGCGGAGGATCTTACTACAGAAGTCTTTCTCAAGCTATGGGAGCGGTTGAGTAATTTCGATAGCCTCCCGGCTATGCGCTCTTTTTTATTTGTAAGCATTAAAAACGCCTGTCTGAATTATTTGCGCTCAGAGAAGCGCGCCAGCGCTCAATATCAGGAGCTCAGTTACTTGCTGGAGCAGGATAGCAGTGAGGGGATTGCTAATCAGCAGCTAATGGCAGCCATTTACCGCTATTTATATGAAGAGATTGAGAAATTACCGCCCCAACTGAAAAGGGTGTTTAAAATGGCCTACATAGGAGGCTTGTCTAATGAAGCGATTGCCGCCGAACTGGGCATCAACAACCAATCTGTCCGCAACGACAAATCCCGTGCATTAAAGCAGTTACGCCTGGCTTCTGAAAGCTGGGATCTTTTCGGGCTGCTACTTTTATGCCTTAAAATAAAATCCCTTTAA
- a CDS encoding FecR domain-containing protein: MSTIEQIKEWVILHLEGRLDEQSAQLLQDWIRASPANAQAVEEFLDEARLRDGVRQLYHSRERIWQRLDEAIPDQPVQPVGRSYRMQWWWAAAAVFLLATGSYFFFKGAGGQRPAESLPQVAALSPAGGNKVLLTLSDGSVISLDSAGNGALQQGNTTVKMLKGQLQYIAGNTLGVAAWNKLSIPRGVQYRVNLPDGSSVWLNAASTLRYPLAFTGTERRVQLTGEAYFDIAPRADQPFIVDAGNTAVQVLGTTFNINAYPEERHLKTTLVSGAISVKTVREEQVLQPGKMATVTAMGNCIITTVDVNAVTAWKDGYFRFDEDDLPAVMRQLERWYDITVKYEGNIPVHRFSGEIGRNTPLADVLEFLQKAKVQFRKEGNVITIVNH, encoded by the coding sequence ATGTCTACCATTGAACAAATCAAAGAATGGGTAATACTGCATCTGGAGGGCCGTCTGGATGAGCAGTCGGCGCAGTTGCTGCAGGATTGGATACGGGCTTCCCCTGCCAATGCACAGGCAGTGGAGGAGTTTCTGGATGAAGCCCGGCTCCGGGATGGGGTGCGTCAGTTGTACCATTCCAGGGAAAGGATCTGGCAGCGGCTGGATGAAGCCATTCCCGATCAGCCTGTCCAGCCGGTTGGCCGCAGCTACCGGATGCAATGGTGGTGGGCTGCCGCTGCGGTATTCTTGCTGGCTACAGGCAGTTACTTCTTTTTTAAGGGGGCTGGCGGGCAGCGACCTGCGGAATCACTACCACAGGTAGCAGCATTGTCACCGGCTGGGGGCAATAAGGTGCTGCTTACGCTGTCGGACGGTTCGGTGATATCGCTGGACAGTGCAGGTAATGGTGCCCTCCAGCAGGGTAATACCACGGTAAAAATGTTGAAAGGGCAACTGCAATACATTGCCGGCAATACGCTGGGAGTAGCTGCCTGGAATAAGCTGAGCATTCCCCGTGGGGTGCAATACCGGGTAAATCTCCCCGATGGATCCAGTGTATGGCTGAATGCAGCCAGTACTTTGCGGTATCCATTGGCTTTTACAGGAACAGAACGCCGTGTGCAATTGACCGGAGAGGCATACTTTGATATTGCTCCACGGGCAGACCAGCCATTTATTGTAGATGCAGGCAATACTGCTGTACAGGTGCTGGGCACCACCTTTAATATCAATGCTTATCCTGAAGAGCGACATCTGAAGACGACCCTGGTATCGGGCGCCATCAGTGTAAAAACGGTCAGGGAAGAACAGGTATTGCAGCCAGGGAAGATGGCTACCGTTACAGCAATGGGTAATTGTATCATTACTACTGTGGATGTGAATGCAGTAACGGCGTGGAAAGACGGCTATTTCAGGTTTGATGAAGATGATCTGCCGGCGGTGATGCGTCAGTTGGAGCGCTGGTATGATATTACGGTAAAATATGAAGGAAATATCCCGGTACACCGGTTTAGCGGTGAAATCGGACGAAATACGCCATTGGCGGATGTACTGGAGTTTTTACAGAAAGCAAAGGTGCAATTCAGAAAAGAAGGAAATGTCATTACTATAGTAAACCATTGA
- a CDS encoding TonB-dependent receptor, with translation MIPRVSGQALAMPVFRKLLRIMKLVTLFMLVASLHISAKGLSQEITFLGRNVRLEKVFSVIKEQTHHVVFFESDALALDKTVDIDVKKASLQQVLAICFKDQPVEYVIKGKNIFVTRKMLMEKISNAVPIDVTGQITDEKGTPMPGVTIRVKGSSKGVATDEKGMFKLNVEKGNVLEISFIGYQKQEITVMSDAPLKVSMTLDQGQMNEVVVVAYGTQKKVTLTGAVATIKTKEIKQSPAANLAVTLAGRLPGLFAQQTSGEPGRDATYLFMRGRGTLNSAAPIILVDGVERELTSIDPNEVETVSILKDASSTALFGVRGANGVILVTTKRGTETTPTISFTAETGFQTFTRWPSQVDGYNWATLKNQAWKNDNPHPEVNDAPPYSDYALERFRLQDWPEVYPNNNWRDKLMNTWVPQTRYNLNLNGKGGNVAYFVNVGFLDQRGQWKIDPSVTDYDPTQFMKRYNFRSNIDATLNKSKTLKTFLNASGYLEKVNGPNASSPEIVDRMLSYWPTVQPGPLTPDGQVLVGSGNLSESPWAYINRTGYRQESRSNLTASWGLEQDLGFLTKGLSTRVMFSFDTRSLYYLNGTKQYQYWVQVIDPNSQTPDGRDVVTYQRTRTDFDNTPLSTASSSNFQSFYEMQWHINYNRRFKDKHEVTGLLLAQQQSLIKPADALPFNVRGLATRLTYAYDNKYLAEFNAGFNGSEQFAKGKRYGFFPSFSAGWNVHHEAFFGNLVKTVSLLKIRGSYGMVGGDQLGNRRFLYLDDIQRGGGSYSANLGRGARINESFFGNPNIKWEVAKKGNVGLELGLFNQLTMGVDIFKERRDNVLIYRGTVPTLIGVSASTLAPANIGVVENKGYEIELNYNKAITKKLSIITKLNLNYADNLILFNDEIQLNEDYAYRYRNTGYQIGQQWGYQVTGFFKDQEEIDKSGLTYQGQYPRPGDFIYADLNADGIIDNRDMMPIGSSTLPKYNWGGAVSITYGNLDVSFLFQGAFKATGQFNPWELDDFRERHLHAWTPERAESGYEILYPALSLRPSSSQTSNTFFNENKSFIRLKNAEIGYNLPASLINKLSIRSVRIYANGLNLFTWDKMVQKDWDPELNNKSAYPVYRVVNFGITAMF, from the coding sequence ATGATTCCACGTGTATCCGGGCAAGCCCTTGCTATGCCCGTATTCCGAAAATTGCTGCGCATTATGAAGTTGGTAACGCTGTTCATGCTCGTTGCGTCATTACACATCTCGGCCAAAGGCCTTTCCCAGGAAATCACCTTTTTGGGCAGGAATGTCCGGCTGGAAAAGGTTTTTTCTGTTATCAAAGAACAAACGCACCATGTGGTGTTCTTTGAATCAGACGCCCTGGCCCTGGATAAGACCGTTGATATTGATGTGAAAAAGGCATCCTTACAACAGGTGCTGGCTATCTGTTTTAAAGATCAGCCGGTAGAGTATGTTATAAAAGGGAAAAACATTTTTGTAACGAGGAAAATGCTGATGGAAAAAATCAGCAATGCCGTTCCTATTGACGTTACCGGACAAATAACGGATGAAAAAGGCACCCCCATGCCTGGGGTCACCATTCGTGTAAAAGGTTCCAGTAAGGGAGTGGCCACCGATGAAAAAGGAATGTTTAAACTAAATGTAGAAAAAGGTAATGTACTGGAGATCTCTTTTATAGGCTATCAAAAGCAAGAAATAACGGTCATGTCTGATGCACCGCTGAAGGTGTCGATGACATTGGATCAGGGGCAGATGAACGAAGTGGTGGTAGTGGCTTATGGTACCCAGAAAAAGGTAACCTTAACAGGTGCAGTGGCTACCATTAAGACCAAAGAAATTAAACAAAGCCCCGCAGCCAACCTGGCTGTAACGCTGGCGGGGCGTCTTCCCGGGCTTTTTGCCCAGCAAACTTCCGGAGAACCGGGCCGGGATGCGACCTATCTTTTTATGCGAGGAAGGGGCACCCTTAACAGTGCCGCACCAATCATCCTGGTGGATGGTGTGGAAAGGGAGTTAACTTCGATTGATCCTAATGAGGTAGAAACGGTATCCATCTTAAAAGATGCTTCGTCTACGGCCTTGTTTGGAGTAAGAGGTGCCAATGGGGTTATTCTCGTGACTACCAAACGTGGTACCGAAACAACGCCGACCATTAGCTTTACTGCAGAAACCGGTTTTCAGACCTTTACAAGATGGCCTTCACAGGTAGATGGCTACAACTGGGCTACGCTAAAAAATCAGGCATGGAAAAATGATAACCCTCATCCGGAAGTCAATGACGCTCCACCGTACTCTGATTATGCACTGGAACGATTCCGCTTACAGGACTGGCCGGAAGTGTATCCCAACAATAACTGGAGAGATAAATTAATGAATACCTGGGTGCCACAAACCAGGTACAACTTAAACCTGAACGGTAAGGGGGGCAATGTTGCGTACTTCGTAAACGTGGGTTTCCTGGATCAAAGAGGGCAGTGGAAAATAGATCCCAGCGTAACGGATTATGACCCAACGCAGTTTATGAAGCGGTATAATTTCCGGTCTAATATTGATGCTACGTTGAATAAATCCAAGACATTAAAGACCTTCTTAAATGCATCCGGATATCTGGAAAAAGTAAATGGACCAAACGCAAGTTCCCCTGAAATTGTGGACCGTATGTTGTCCTACTGGCCAACGGTTCAGCCAGGGCCATTAACGCCAGACGGCCAGGTACTGGTAGGAAGTGGTAATTTAAGTGAATCGCCATGGGCTTATATCAACAGAACGGGCTACCGGCAGGAAAGCCGGAGTAACCTTACTGCCAGCTGGGGGTTAGAGCAAGACTTAGGTTTCCTGACCAAAGGTCTTTCCACCAGGGTAATGTTCTCTTTTGATACCCGTTCCCTGTATTATTTAAATGGAACCAAACAATATCAGTATTGGGTACAGGTAATAGATCCGAATTCCCAGACACCTGATGGCAGGGATGTGGTAACTTACCAGCGTACACGTACTGACTTTGACAATACCCCTTTAAGCACGGCATCTTCGTCCAATTTCCAGTCGTTCTATGAAATGCAATGGCATATTAATTACAACCGCCGGTTTAAGGACAAACATGAAGTAACAGGCTTGCTGTTAGCACAGCAACAATCGTTGATAAAGCCTGCAGATGCGCTGCCTTTCAACGTTCGTGGTTTAGCAACCCGTCTCACGTATGCTTATGACAATAAATATCTTGCTGAATTTAATGCAGGGTTTAATGGCTCCGAGCAATTTGCCAAAGGAAAACGCTATGGTTTCTTTCCTTCATTCTCAGCCGGATGGAATGTTCATCACGAAGCATTTTTCGGAAATCTTGTTAAGACTGTTAGCCTGCTGAAGATCAGAGGATCTTACGGCATGGTAGGGGGAGATCAATTAGGTAACCGCCGGTTTTTGTACCTCGATGATATCCAGCGCGGTGGTGGAAGCTATTCAGCCAACCTTGGGCGTGGAGCCAGGATCAATGAGTCTTTCTTCGGAAATCCCAACATCAAATGGGAAGTAGCCAAGAAAGGTAACGTTGGGTTGGAGTTAGGTTTATTTAATCAACTGACAATGGGGGTGGATATATTCAAGGAGAGAAGGGATAATGTGCTCATCTACCGAGGTACCGTACCGACCTTAATTGGTGTGTCTGCAAGTACACTGGCACCTGCCAATATTGGCGTGGTCGAAAACAAAGGCTATGAGATAGAACTGAATTATAATAAAGCGATCACAAAGAAGTTGTCCATCATCACCAAATTGAACCTGAACTATGCAGACAACCTGATCCTTTTCAATGATGAAATACAATTAAATGAAGACTATGCATACCGGTATCGTAATACCGGCTACCAAATTGGTCAGCAATGGGGATATCAGGTAACAGGTTTCTTTAAGGACCAGGAAGAAATTGATAAATCCGGATTAACCTATCAGGGGCAATATCCACGCCCTGGAGATTTTATCTATGCTGACCTGAATGCAGATGGTATTATTGATAACAGGGATATGATGCCCATTGGATCTTCCACATTGCCTAAATACAACTGGGGTGGTGCGGTAAGTATTACTTACGGGAACCTGGATGTTTCATTTTTATTCCAGGGGGCCTTCAAGGCAACGGGGCAATTTAACCCCTGGGAGCTAGATGATTTCAGAGAACGGCATTTACATGCCTGGACGCCGGAAAGAGCCGAGTCTGGTTATGAAATATTATATCCTGCGCTGAGTTTG